The genomic window TTAGAGCATTCTCCCCTCTATTACTCTTTAAGCATATTTATCCTATAAGTTACATGGCTACACTTATTGGAGTTGTTGGTTTTATATTAGCTCTTTTAGGATGGTAATTGGGTATGCCTCCCATGAAAGGGTTTGGCATACCCATCAAACATTTTTAACTTACTGCCCAGCACTGAGCTTAAACTTCAATAATCTTTGGGTTTTTTAGCACTGCTTTTCCTTCTCCTCTTTTAACTTCTCCAACTTCAAAAGCATATCCTACTTTTTCTAATTCATCAATTAGATCATCTTTATATTCTTTTTTAGCAGATATTAATAACCCTCCTGCAGTTTCAGCTCCATAACCTTCTAATAATGGATGTCCAAACATTTTACTTAATTCTGGTGTTTTTTTAATACACGGTAGTGCTTTAATTTCTATAAGCTTTTTACTGAATTTAGCTATCTCATTACTATGTCCTAATATTCCAAAACCAGTTACATCAGTTAAAGCATTAGCTATTCTATCACCAACTCTCTCTTCAGCTTTTCTTAATGCCATTAAAGCATATCTATTTGATGTTGTCATAAGTTCAATTGCTTTATCTATAATTTCCTTTATTTCTTCCTCACTTAAACCTATAAACTCCTTAAACTCATCAGGAACCCTACTTAAAGCCATAGCTGTCTGTGTTCCTAATGGTTTTGTTAAAATTAATAAATCTCCTTCTTTAGCTCCAGCTTTAGTTAATAATTCTTCTTCTTTTCCAACTCCTGTAACCGCTCCTCCTATCAATGGCCAAGGATTTATTATAGTATGCCCACCAACTATAGATGTTTTATTCTCCCTACAGAAATCTTGAAATCCTCTTAACATCTCTTTAGAAATTTCAATAGGGAATTTTTCAGGAAAACCAATTATACATAGAACACCTATAATATCTAAAAATCCCATAGCATAAATATCACTTGTTGAATTACAAGCTGCAATTTTTCCCTGTATATAAGGATCATCAACTATTGGGGTAAAAACATCAACAGTTTTTGCTATTAGTATATCCCCCCTTTTAATTACAGCTGCATCATCCCCTAAACCAACAACCACATCTTTTAAATCTTCTTCAAAAACTATTCCATTAACTAAATTTTCAAGCTCAGTGCTGGGCAGTTTGCAAGCTCATCCATGTAGTTTAACCATTTCTGTTAGTTTTATTTTTTTCATTAATTATCACCTATTTATTGATAACAACCGTTTTTATATAACTCATCTCTTCCATTGCATACCTTACCCCTTCTCTCCCTAACCCGCTCTTTTTAATACCACCAAATGGCATATTATCTTGCCTATATAGAGAAGAGTCATTTATTATAACCCCACCATAATCTAAGTTTTCAGCAAAATATAAAGCTTTATTAATATCCCTTGTAAATACTGCAGCATGCAGCCCATATTCTGAATTAGCATAATCTAACATATGCTCCTCATTAGCTACAACTATAGGGGCTATAGGGGCAAAGGTTTCAGTATTACAAATAATATTATCATTATCAACCTTTAAAACTGTTGGATATACAACTGCTTTAACTCTTTTTCCTCCCAATAGTAACTCTGCTCCTTCCTCAATAGCTTTATTTATTAACTCTTCAACCCATTTAGCATGTTCTAGGCTTATTACTGGACCTAAATCTGTTTTTTCATTTAAAGGATCTCCTACATTCAATTTTTTTGTTTTTTCTAAAAATAATTTTATAAATTTATCAGCTATGCTTTCATCAACTATTATTTTGCCTACAGATATACACACTTGTCCAGAGTAGATGAAGCTACCTTTTACTAAACTATCAACAGCTCTTTCTATATCAGCATCAGCTAAGACAATGTTTGGATTAACCCCTCCTAGCTCTAAACAAACTTTTTTCTTAGCTTTCTCTAATATCATTTCTCCAACTTTTATGCTTCCTGTAAAAGATATCATATCTACCTTATCATTAACAACAATTTCTTCTCCCACAACCTCTCCTAATCCAGTTAATAAATTATATCCTCCTAAAGGGGCATTATATTTTTTGAAAGCTTCATATATTATCTTAGCTAATTCAATACAAACTAATGGAGCTTTTGGTGAGGGATGATGAACTATTGAATTACCAACAGCTATAGCTGGAGCTATTTTATGTGCTGAGAGATTTAATGGGAAGTTAAATGGAGTTATTGCTCCAACTAATCCAATAGGTTCTCTTCTTGTAAATATCAATCTATCTGATGGGATAACTTCATTTCTGAATTCTTTTACATAAAAAGCTGCAGATCTAAAAGTCTCTATACTCCTATTTACCTCTACTCTTGCCTGTTTTATTGGTTTTCCAGCATCTATAGCTAAAAGTTTAGCTAGTTCTTCTTTTTTTTCTTTAATTTTCTTGGCTATATACATTAAAATGTTAAATCTTTTTGTAATTGATAACTTCTTCATATCTTCTTTACAACTACAAGCTATATCTATAGCCTCTCTTACCTCATCTCTGCTTAATGCAGGGATCTTTCTAATAACTTCTAATGTATATGGATTTATAACTTCCAAATCTTCCCTTTCAATCCAATTACCATTTATGAGCATAATTCCACTCTTTAATTTTTATATATAAATCTTAAGATGTTAGCAATATTTTATATATTTTAACAAATTTATCATTATTTATAATGACAAATTTGTGATAGATATGGATTATGATAAACTATTAAAGAGGTTGAAAGATAAAGATGGAATTACAGTTGGAGCTTACTATACAGGAGATTGGAGCTTATATTTAATGTTTATCTTTGGATCTATTATAGTAGGAAGGATTTATGGAAACACAATGATGGTTATTATCTCTTTAATGTCTTTAGCTTTGCTATTTTCAGTGCCCTCTCTAATATTCCACTTCAAAAAGGAGAATTCAAACAATATTAATACACAACTTTTTTGGTTTTCCATATTTTTAGGAGCTTTAGCTTTAATAATATTTATAGCTAAGGTGAAATAATATGAGTAGAGAGATAATAGTTTCTATCTCATTCTTAATATTTGGTGTATCACTTTTATTAGCATTGTGGAATATCCATGTTTCTCCAGGTGTTAATTTGATTTATTTAAAAAACTATATTATCCCAAACTATGTTTGTGCTGTTGTTTTTGATTGGAGGGCTTATGATACATTAGGAGAAGCTTTAGTTTTAGTTGTAGCTGTCATGATATCATGGGTTATATTTGGAAAATCTTTATATGATAACAGTTTTTTAAAAGAACTTTTTAAGATTCCAGAATCAGATGATTATATAACTCTTCAAAAATGGGGAGAATTTACAAACATAATTGAGTTTTTAGCTTTTCCTATGAGTATTTTAATGGTTGGTTTGGGTATAATAACTATATTAGGAGGTCATATAACCCCTGGAGGAGGTTTTCAGGGGGGAGCATTAATAGCTGGGGCATTTATATTATCTGTTGTGGCCTTTGGTTCAAAAACTCCACTATGGTTTGATCATAAGTATTTAGAGAAATTAGAGGCATTAGGGGCATTAGGATATTTATTAATAGGCTTATTAGGGATGGTGTTTGGAGGGTATTATTTATTTAACTTCTACTCTGTGAATGGTTTTATAATATTCCCATCTCCAAAAGAGATTGTAACAGCTGGGATAATCCCTTATTTAAATATATTTGTTGGATTAAAAGTTCTTGCAGGGTTATCTACAGCATCATTTTTGTTATCCTGTGAAAAGGTTATAATTGAAAGGATAGAGAAATCTGAAGAGAAGTGGTAGAGATGATAAGCTTATTGTATCCATCAGTACTGTCATTTATTGTAGGGTTTATAGTAGGGATAAAATATAGAGAGAAGATAAGGAATAAATTACTAATAATTATCTTATCTATAGTAATAGCTTACTTTTTAGGAAGTTTTCCTTACTATAATTTACCTATATCATTTTCTTATGTGTCTGCTGTTTTAGGAGTTATTTTTGGTAATATGGTGAGAAAATGATTATAACTCTACTAGATAAGTGTCGACCAAAGGATGAGTGTAAATCCTGTCCTTTCTATACAAAAACATCCAAATGTATTGAAGCTTGTCCTACAGATGCTATTTTTTTATTAAATAATAAAAGCTTTTCCTGCCTAACATGTGGTCAATGTGCCGAAGCTTGTCCAAATAAAGCAATAAGGAAGAATGAATTTGGAGGTTATTATGTGGATAGAAAGAGATGTAATGGTTGTGGCCTTTGTGAAAAAGCCTGTCCTATAGGGATAATAAAGCTTGTTGAAAAGGGGGGAAGAAAGTTTCCAATGGGTATATGTAGTATGTGTGGGGCATGTGTAGAGGTTTGCCCATACAATGCAAGGGTCAGCTCTTATGAGTTATTAAATACTAAAAGAGATAAACTTGCTGATATATATTTAAAAGCTTTATCTAAAATTTTAAAAGTTGATTTAAAGAGAGAAAATATAGAAGAAATGAGAAAAATAAAAGAGAAGAGAGTAAATATAAAAATAGATAAAGATAAATGTGTTGGATGTTTGAGATGCTCATATCTTTGCCCTAAAGATACAATTAAACCAATTAATGTTAATGCCTGTACACTCTGTAATTTATGTCATGAACACTGCCCTGTAGATGCTATTGAATATGGAGAGGTAAAAGAGGGTTGTATATTATGCTTTAACTGTGTTAATATCTGCCCAAACAGTGTATTAAAAGTTGAGAATTTTAAAGTAGTTAAATTAAAAGAAGATAAAAAAATTAAACCTAAAAACTACTGTATAAACTGTGGTTTGTGTGCCTTGGAATGTAAAAGTGGAGCTTTAAAATTTGAAGATAATAGATTATATTATTCTCCAGATCTATGTTGGAAATGTTTGAAATGTGTGGAAGTTTGTCCACAAAATGTTAGAGAGTTGAAAGGAGATATAATTATAGGTGGTTGTTCTCTATGTGAAATTTGTATAAATAACTGCCCAGAGAATGCTATAGAAATAGAAGAAAAGATATTTGAAAATATCAAAGATGATAGATGTATAGTTTGTGGAACTTGTTCAAATGTTTGTCCAATGAATGCTATAATAATAGATAAAACTAATAAGACAATTATGTTTAAGGATAACTGTATAGCTTGTGAAAACTGCTCAATTCACTGTCCAAGAGATATAATTCCTAATACAACAGGATTTAAAAAAGTTGTAGATAAGGAAAGATCATTTATAAGAACTGATATGAGCCTTTGTATAAAATGTGGATTGTGTAATAAAGCATGTCCAAATGAATGTATAGATTATGGGGTTATAGATTATGATAAATGTGAATTTTGTGGAGCTTGCTACAACACCTGCCCTGTAAAGGCTATTTACTTATATAGAAGTTGGAAGATAAAAGAATAATATTGCTATATATTATGTAGTTAAATTTATATATAAATATAAAGCTAATTCTGTATTGGTGATATTTATGGTTTTTGAAGAATTTATCACAGGTCTAAAAAAGGAGGATAAAAAATTTACAGATAATCTTAAAAAAGATAATATTTTAGAAAATGAGATAAAAGAAAAATCTAAAATAGCTGAATTGGAGAGTAAGATATTAAAATTAGAAATGGAAAAGAAGGAATTAGAAAGGGAAAATTTACAACTTTTAAAAGAAATTGAAGTTTTAAGAAGAGAATTAGATAGAATGAGAGTACCTCCATTGATTGTAGGGACAGTTGTAGATAAAATAAGTGATAGAAAGGTTGTTGTTAAAAGCTCTACTGGACCAAACTTTTTAGTAAGTGTTTCTCACTTTGTAGATCCTGACAAATTAACTCCTGGGACAAGGGTGTGTTTAAATCAGCAGACTTTGACTGTTGTTGATATTTTGCCAGAGAGTAAAGATTACAGAGCAAAAGCTATGGAAGTAGATGAACGACCAAATGTTAGATATAGTGATATTGGAGGATTAGATAAACAAATACAGGAAATTAGAGAAGTTGTTGAGCTGCCATTAAAACATCCTGAACTATTTGAAAAAGTAGGTATTGAACCACCAAAAGGTGTTCTCTTATATGGACCACCAGGAACAGGAAAGACATTATTAGCTAAAGCTGTAGCTACAGAAACTAATGCAACATTTATAAGAGTTGTGGGTTCAGAGTTAGTTAAAAAGTTTATTGGAGAAGGGGCTCAATTGGTTAAAGATATATTTAAATTAGCTAAAGAAAAGGCTCCTTCTATAATATTCATTGATGAAATAGATGCTATAGCTGCAAAAAGGACAGAAGCACTAACTGGTGGAGATAGGGAAGTTCAAAGGACACTAATGCAATTGTTAGCAGAAATGGATGGGTTTGATCCAAGAGGAGATGTTAAAGTTATAGCAGCAACAAATAGATTAGATATCTTAGATCCAGCCATTTTAAGGCCTGGAAGATTTGATAGAATTATAGAAGTTCCACCTCCAGATGAAAAAGGAAGATTAGAGATATTAAAAATCCATACAAGAAATATGAACTTAAAAGATGTGGATTTAGAAGAAATAGCTAAAATTACAGAAGGTTGTGTAGGTGCTGATATAAAAGCTATATGTACTGAAGCAGGGATGAATGCTATCAGAGAATTTAGAGATTATGTAACTATGGATGACTTTAGAAAGGCTGTTGAGAAAGTTATGGGCAAAAGAATTAAAAAAGAAGAACCTGCACATCTTTCAGTATTATATAGATAAACTTTTTTTATTTTTTATATTTAAAATTTATAGATGGCTCTTTTATTTTTATAATGTTTTTTATCCTTGTTTTAATGGATGAGCGATTCAAACACCTTGAATACTTGCTTGACATGGTTAGATATGCTGTTTCCATCCTTGTTTTAATGGATAAGCGATTCAAACCTGGCCATTGATGACATTGACACTTACGTCGATGGTTTCCATCCTTGTTTTAATGGATGAGCGATTCAAACATTACAAAATTATGTATATTGTGAAGATATTGATGATGTTTCCATCCTTGTTTTAATGGATAAGCGATTCAAACCCTATGCAACCACTAACTATATTCGCCAAAACTCCTATATAAATCTTTCTTTTCCCATGCGATTTTTCTTACTACCCAATTATTAAAACCTTTATAAAGTTAAGAAAGATTATGCAAATTATTTATAAATATAACGCACAACTGTATCATAAAATATAAACAATTATAACTTATCTAACTAAAATAAAAACAAACTAAACATAAAACCATAAAAATAAAAATAAATAACAAAAATAATTAAAAAATCTCAATTTTAATTTGAAAAAATCATTATTACTTTTTCCCGATTTTCTCATACAAATTTTAACAAGAGGATATATAAAGGCAAGAAAAGTTAATTAAAAAGATTGATATAGTTATTAGAAAATTAATTTATTTTTTTATTTCTTCCTCTAATTCCCACTCTTTTATCCTTTCTCCTGTTAGCATGAATACTATTCTATCACCTATAGAAGCTACAATGTTACCACTTCTCTCTAAATACTTTCCTGCAAAAATGATCTCAGTGTAAAGAGTGATTTTATTTGGATTTTCTATAATTTTTGTTAGCATACTTCTATACAATTGTTCAAACAATTCATGTAACTTCTTATCCATATTATATACTTCTATAGCTAACTTTTCATCTCTATTTTTGAATGCATCCATAGCTTCATCAAGCATATCTAATAAATAATTTTTCATAACAATTAATAACTCATTATATCTTTTTCCTTCAATATCAGATTTTAACAAAAGTTTGCAAATCTTTGAAGCATTATCACCAACCTTCTCAAGCTTTGAAGAAATCTTTAATACTGTTATTATTTCCCTAAGATCTTCTGCTACAGGTTGATATAGAGCTAGGGATTTTATACATTTGTCCTCTATATTAATCTCCATAAGATCAATATCTACATCTTTTTTCCTTATGATCTTAGCATTATTTTTATCCCCTTCCATAAAAACCTTAATAGCATTTTCAGTTTGTTCTTTACAAAGATTGGCCATTTCCATTAAATCTCCTTCAAGTTCTTTTATGATAGCTTCAAATCTTCTCATAATTTTCCCCTCTATATTTAACCAAATCTACCCCTAATATAATCATCAGTTTCTTTCTTTTTTGGATTTAAGAAAATCTCTTCTGTTTTATCAAATTCAATTAATTTTCCCATTAAAAAGAATGCAGTATAATCAGATATTCTACTAGCCTGTTGCATATTATGAGTTACAATAACAACAGTATAGTCTTTAGCAAGTTCAGTAATTAACTCTTCTATCTTTAATGTAGATATAGGATCTAATGCAGATGTAGGCTCATCCATTAATAACACTTCTGGCTTTACTGCTATGGCTCTTGCTATGCACAACCTCTGTTGCTGCCCTCCAGAGAGCTTAAGAGCATTTTTATGTAATTCATCTTTAACCTCATCCCATAGAGCAGCTTTTTTTAAAGCCCATTCTACTATCTTATCAAGTTCTTTCTTATTTTTAATTCCATGAATTCTTGGTCCAAAGGCTACATTATCATAAATACTCATTGCAAATGGATTAGGTTTTTGAAAGACCATACCCACTCTTCTTCTTAACTCATAAACATCTACATCCTTATCATATATATTCTTCCCATCCAAAAATACCTTTCCTTCTATTCTAACATTTTCAATAAGATCATTCAATCTATTAAGACATCTTAAAAATGTTGATTTTCCACATCCTGATGGACCTATTAATGCTGTTATTCTATTTTCATATATAGGAAGGGAAATATCAAATAAAGCCTGTTTTTCTCCATACCATAAATTTAAGTTTTTTGTTTCCATTTTTATTTTTTCCATAAAATCCCTCCCAATTATATTTTAATATCTTCTCTTAAAGCATATCTTATGGGAATAAAAATTGATAAGAATATGATTAACATAATTAAAGCCGTCCCCCATGCCATTTTATGGTCTTCAGGTGAAGGGCTATTTATAAGTTCATAAATTAACATAGGTATAGCCCCAATGGGTTTAAGGGGGTTTAATAGATCAGGATAACTCTCATATAACCCCCCAATAGTAAAAATAAGTGGTGCTGTTTCTCCTGCAACTTTTGCCATTCCTATTAACATACCTGTGAGTATTCCTTTTTTAGCCATTTTTGTTATAACTTTAAATATTACTTGTGCTCTTGTGCAGCCAAGAGCATAAGCCCCCTCTTTATATATTCTTGGAATTTCAGACATGGCTTCTTCTGTATATACTGCAACATAAGGAGTCATAATTAAAGCTAAAGCTAAAGCTCCAGCAATAGCTGAGAATGACCCAAGAGGAACTACAACAACTGCCATTATGAATGTTCCCACTAAAATTGTTGGAAACTCTAACATAATCTGCAGTAAAACCCTTGTAGCTTTTCCTATAAAGCTCTTTGGAAACTCATAAGCATAAGTTCCTGCTAAAAATGCTAATGGAAGGCCAATTAAAGAAGCTAGAAAAGTTAAATATAATGTTCCAATTATGGCTGGTCCTATCCCTCCTTCACTTTTAGTAGCTGTTAAAAATTTCAATCCTCCCTCTAAAACCACAGGTAGACCTTTTAATATTATAGAAAATATAATATGGAATAATGGTAAAACAGCCAAGAATGTCAAACATCCTATAACAATCAAAAATAATTTATCTTTTATCATTCTAATTCTTTTATGACTCATAAAAACCCCTCAATGACTTATTTGCTTCCTCCATTTCATTAAATAAATCACTCCAATAATATTAACCACTAATCCAATTATAAATAGCACTAAACCTGCAGCATACAAGGTAGAGAGCATATATTCATAGAGATTGGCATTTCCAAATTGATTAGCTATTAATGAAGAGATTGTGTAACCCGGAGCAAAGAGTTTGTATGTTAAATTAAATGAGTTTCCTATAACTAATGAAACAGCAACTGTTTCTCCTAAAGCTCTACCAAATGCTAATATAAATCCTGAGACTATAGCTGGTGATATGTATTTAATAAGTTGTTTTGTGGCCTCATATTTTGTACAACCTAAAGCATACAGCCCTTCTTTATAAACTTGTGGTATCATAGCATAAGCTTCTCTAATAATAGCTGAAGCAAAAGGAGTGACCATAATACCTAACAGTATTCCTGCAGCAAAATATGAATAACCTGTTATTGGAGGGTAATTAAATAATGGAATAAAAGAGAAATGTTCATATAATATCTTCATTACAGTGTCTTTTAATATAGGAACTAAAAAGAATGCCCCCCAAATACCATATATTATTGTAGGTAATCCTGCCATAATGTCTGAGATAATAACTAAAATCTGCTTTAGCCATTTTGGAGCATAGTCATTAACAAAAATCGCAAAACATATTGCTATAGGAATAGCAAAAATAACAGCTATTGTAGCTGTATATACACTTCCCCATATGGCAGCAGCTAATCCATATTTTTCTCTTGAAGCTTCCTCTGCTGCTATCCATATATTTTTTATAAAAAGATCTATTCCAAACTTCTCTATAGCTGGATAGGCATTAATAAAATATGATAATAACATTGTAATAAAAATTAAAAAAACAATTAAAATTGCTGGAAAGGTTATAATAACAAAACTATCAATCTTTTTAAATATTTTCTTAAAATTCATATAATCCCTCCAAATGTTAATTACATTTAAAAAAGTAAAAAATAAGGTATAAAAAAGTTATTGATTATGTTTTTTACTCCTTAACCATGTCTATAGCCTTTAAGCCTATTTGAGCTACTTCTGGTGGTAAGCCTACATAACCTTCAGCCAAGTGCTCTGGCTTCTGTCCTTCAGTCAATACCCACTTTACAAATGTTTTGACAGCTTTAGCTTCTTCTGTGGAATAGTGCTTTTTATTTTTATTCTCCCAAACTAAGAAGTGTGTAAATGCTACAATTGGATATGCATTTTTTCCAGGAGCATTTAATAACTGTTTTAGATCTTCCTTATAACCTTCTGTAGGATCAGGAATATTTGCTTTAACAGCTGCTACAGCTGCTTTTATTGTTTCATCTGTAGGAGTTACAAAGTTTCCAGCTTTATTTTTAATAGCTGCTACAGGTAAATTATTCTTTATAGTATATGAAAGCTCAGTATATGCTATTGAATAAGGAGTTTTTTCTAAAATTGCTATAACTCCTGGGTTTCCTTTACCTCCAATCCCTCCTAAATTTGATGGCCAATTTTTACCAACATAATCACTTGGCCACAATCCATTTGTAGCTAAGTTTAAATATGTTGTAAATATCTTTGTAGTTCCACTAGCATCAGATCTGTGTATTGTTACAATCTCTTTATGAGGTAGATTTAAACCAGGATTTAATTCTTTTATAGCTGGATCATCCCAATATTTTATATCTCCTTTAAATATCTTTGCTATGACTTCTGGAGTTAAATTTAATGTAGCTTTTCCTATTTCTGGAACATTGTAAGTTACAACAACAGCACCAACAATTTCAGGGAATTGTAATGGCTGATCTCCTGTAGATAAGAATTTTTTCCACATCTTTTCAGTAACTGGTGGATCACTTCTACCTATATGTGTTAACCCTTTCAAAAATGCATCCTGACCATGCCCAGAACCTCCACCTTCATATTCAACCTTTATATTTGGATACTCTTTTTGGAAGTCAGCAATCCACTTTTCTATTTGATACTTTGGAAAAGTAGCTCCTGTAGTTCTAATGGTAATTATTTTCTGAGTTTCTTTCTGAGAACTTTTTTCATTAACACATCCTGCCAAGAAAGATGTAGAGATTAGGATTGTTAGTAGGATTATTAAGATTTTCCTCAAATTTTTCACCTCCAGTATGGCATCAATATGTTAATAGCATAAAAGTATTATTTAAAATTTACTATTTTGAATTATAATTCATAAAATATGAACAATATAAAAGATATATAAATATTAATAGAATAATAATTGAATTAAAAACAATAAAAAAGTGAAATAATGATGATATCAAGGGATGATGTAGAAAGTTTGGATCCTATAGAAAAGATGTATTTTAAAAGAATACTATCATTTATAAAAAACACTTTAAAAATTGATGTTACTCAATATAAAGAGAGTTATATTATAAGAAGAATAAGAGTAAGAATGAAAGCTACAAAATGTCAAAGTTTTAAAGAATATTATGAATATCTTAAAACCCATAAAGAAGAGCATGAGGAGTTAGCTAACACTTTAACAGTTAACGTTACTGAATTTTGGAGAGATATTACTGTATATAAGGAGATAATGAAAATTATTGATAATTGGGTAGCTGATAGATCAATAAGAAAGCTGAGAATCTGGAGTGCAGGTTGTTCTTCTGGGGAAGAGCCTTATGGAGTAGCTATTATATTAAATGAAGCAATAGAGAAGCATAAAAGAAAGTTATTATTGGCATCAATTATTGGGACTGATATTGATAAGGAGGTTTTAAATAAAGCTAGGATTGGAATTTATCACATAAAACAATTAAAAAATTTACCCCCTCATATAATTGAGAAGTATTTTATCAAACTAAATGAGGAAGAATATCAGATAAAACAGATCATTAAAAAATATGTAAAATTTCAATTACATGATCTAATAAAAGATCCTCCATTAAAAAATATGGATATGATATTATGTAGAAATGTTATCATTTATTTTGATAAAAAGATACAAGAAGAAATATTTTTAAAATTTTATGAAGCTCTAAATCCTGGAGGATTTTTAGTGTTGGGTAAAACAGAGATATTACATGGAGAGGCTAAAAAGTTATTTAAAACATATAATGCTAGGGAAAGGATATATCAAAAACCAAAAGAAGAATAAATTAGCTTTCCATATCAACTACTTTATCTAATTTTTTAATAGATTCTGGATCAACAATTATTATTAAGTAACATTTTAGAGGAAATCTACCAATAATCTCAACTTTTGTGTCGTATAACATAACAACATCAGTCTTTTCAGCAACCTCTGTTATTAAAGATTCAACAATAGTGAATCCTATATCTTTAATGAATTCTGGAGGGGTGAAATTAATTACACCATTTAATCTATTAGCAAAAACATTTAGAAAGGAAGTAATAACTATATTCCCCACTTCACCAATTAGTGACCTTTCCATCTCTTCATAATCTGGTAATTCTGACTTACTTACAAGAGAATCCCAAAGTATATCTATTAGTAATAGTTTTTCTAATTTAATGGCATCTTTTTCAGGTATTAATATCAACCCCTTACCTGATAAAACTCCTTCAAAGTCAATTCTAGCAGCTTTATAATTCTCATCCCCAAATTGTTCAGGTATATATTCTATTAAAGCAAACCTTATCCCTAAAAAATTTACTTCTACATTTTCTCCAGTTAGTTCCATAAAAGAATGTGCCATATTCTCAGTAGCTTCTTTACCTAGCTTAATAAGCCTATTTATTGGTTTAATAAATCCCATAATATCACAAAAAATTTAAGTATTTAACTTTCAAATTTTACACTTAATTTATCTTTTACTTTACCTTCAGTTATTGCTTTAAACAATTTATCAACAGATTCATTTGGTAACACTATTAATACCTCAAAGCTCTCTCCAACTTCACATATGTGCATTGTTGATTTGAAGGCCATTATAATATCATCATCTTTAATATTATTATCTTTGAAGATTTTATTTAAAATTTCTCCTCCCATACCTGTTATAAATTCTGGTGGAGTCATAGTTAGAGTAGTGTCCATAAAATTAGCAAAAGAGTCAACATAAGCTGAAATTAGTATATTACATATCTCATTTATAGCAGATATTTTCATATCATCCATTTCATCATTGTCACATTCCATACCCATTCCTAATAACATTGCTTTAGATATCTCTAAAGCTCCTTTTTCAGAG from Methanocaldococcus villosus KIN24-T80 includes these protein-coding regions:
- a CDS encoding chemotaxis protein CheC, with translation MRFGNVEISPKSWDIIVKAIIESTLGDSKMSANALTTLDPRYFKKIEDIGKFASEKAMRFITDMTGYSAELKVFNIRLITPPEIISEYGDEIKIFTKINFSGEISGTGVLIFSEKGALEISKAMLLGMGMECDNDEMDDMKISAINEICNILISAYVDSFANFMDTTLTMTPPEFITGMGGEILNKIFKDNNIKDDDIIMAFKSTMHICEVGESFEVLIVLPNESVDKLFKAITEGKVKDKLSVKFES
- a CDS encoding chemotaxis protein CheC: MGFIKPINRLIKLGKEATENMAHSFMELTGENVEVNFLGIRFALIEYIPEQFGDENYKAARIDFEGVLSGKGLILIPEKDAIKLEKLLLIDILWDSLVSKSELPDYEEMERSLIGEVGNIVITSFLNVFANRLNGVINFTPPEFIKDIGFTIVESLITEVAEKTDVVMLYDTKVEIIGRFPLKCYLIIIVDPESIKKLDKVVDMES